A stretch of the Macaca thibetana thibetana isolate TM-01 chromosome X, ASM2454274v1, whole genome shotgun sequence genome encodes the following:
- the LOC126945635 gene encoding protein SSX2-like isoform X4: MNSDDAFARRPNVGAQIPEKIQKAFDDIAKCFSKKEWEKMKYSQKIIYVYMKRKYEAMTKLGFRVTLPPFMHNKWATDFQRNDSDNDCNRGNQVERPQLSTFSMLQGIFPKDPKGGNMPGPTDCVRESSW, translated from the exons ATGAACAGCGATGACGCCTTTGCAAGGAGACCTAATGTTGGTGCTCAAATACCAGAGAAGATACAAAAG gctttTGATGATATTGCCAAATGCTTCTCTAAGAAAGAGTGGGAAAAGATGAAATACTCGCAGAAAATCATCTATGTGTATATGAAGAGAAAGTATGAGGCCATGACTAAACTAG gtttcagGGTCACCCTCCCACCTTTCATGCATAATAAATGGGCCACAGACTTCCAGAGGAATGATTCTGATAATGACTGTAACCGTGGGAATCAGG TTGAACGTCCTCAGCTTTCAACTTTCAGCATGCTCCAGGGAATCTTCCCGAAG GACCCAAAAGGTGGAAACATGCCTGGACCCACAGACTGTGTGAGAGAAAGCAGTTGGTGA
- the LOC126945635 gene encoding protein SSX7-like isoform X1, producing the protein MNSDDAFARRPNVGAQIPEKIQKHPWRQVCDLALHLVTLTPFYKVGQEPASSIKALLCGRGEARAFDDIAKCFSKKEWEKMKYSQKIIYVYMKRKYEAMTKLGFRVTLPPFMHNKWATDFQRNDSDNDCNRGNQVERPQLSTFSMLQGIFPKIMPKKPAQAEEGNDLKGVSETSGPKNDGKQLCPPGKANTSEKTNKRSGPKRWKHAWTHRLCERKQLVIYEEISDPEEDDE; encoded by the exons ATGAACAGCGATGACGCCTTTGCAAGGAGACCTAATGTTGGTGCTCAAATACCAGAGAAGATACAAAAG CATCCCTGGAGACAAGTCTGTGACCTTGCACTACATTTGGTGACTCTCACTCCATTCTACAAGGTGGGACAAGAGCCAGCCAGCAGTATTAAAGCCCTACTGTGTGGCAGGGGAGAAGCTAGG gctttTGATGATATTGCCAAATGCTTCTCTAAGAAAGAGTGGGAAAAGATGAAATACTCGCAGAAAATCATCTATGTGTATATGAAGAGAAAGTATGAGGCCATGACTAAACTAG gtttcagGGTCACCCTCCCACCTTTCATGCATAATAAATGGGCCACAGACTTCCAGAGGAATGATTCTGATAATGACTGTAACCGTGGGAATCAGG TTGAACGTCCTCAGCTTTCAACTTTCAGCATGCTCCAGGGAATCTTCCCGAAG ATCATGCCCAAGAAGCCAGCACAAGCAGAAGAAGGAAATGATTTGAAGGGAGTGTCAGAAACATCGGGTCCAAAAAATGATGGGAAACAGCTGTGCCCCCCGGGGAAAGCAAATACCTCTGAGAAGACTAACAAGAGATCTG GACCCAAAAGGTGGAAACATGCCTGGACCCACAGACTGTGTGAGAGAAAGCAGTTGGTGATTTATGAGGAGATCAGCGACCCTGAGGAAGATGACGAGTAA
- the LOC126945635 gene encoding protein SSX7-like isoform X3 → MNSDDAFARRPNVGAQIPEKIQKAFDDIAKCFSKKEWEKMKYSQKIIYVYMKRKYEAMTKLGFRVTLPPFMHNKWATDFQRNDSDNDCNRGNQVERPQLSTFSMLQGIFPKIMPKKPAQAEEGNDLKGVSETSGPKNDGKQLCPPGKANTSEKTNKRSGPKRWKHAWTHRLCERKQLVIYEEISDPEEDDE, encoded by the exons ATGAACAGCGATGACGCCTTTGCAAGGAGACCTAATGTTGGTGCTCAAATACCAGAGAAGATACAAAAG gctttTGATGATATTGCCAAATGCTTCTCTAAGAAAGAGTGGGAAAAGATGAAATACTCGCAGAAAATCATCTATGTGTATATGAAGAGAAAGTATGAGGCCATGACTAAACTAG gtttcagGGTCACCCTCCCACCTTTCATGCATAATAAATGGGCCACAGACTTCCAGAGGAATGATTCTGATAATGACTGTAACCGTGGGAATCAGG TTGAACGTCCTCAGCTTTCAACTTTCAGCATGCTCCAGGGAATCTTCCCGAAG ATCATGCCCAAGAAGCCAGCACAAGCAGAAGAAGGAAATGATTTGAAGGGAGTGTCAGAAACATCGGGTCCAAAAAATGATGGGAAACAGCTGTGCCCCCCGGGGAAAGCAAATACCTCTGAGAAGACTAACAAGAGATCTG GACCCAAAAGGTGGAAACATGCCTGGACCCACAGACTGTGTGAGAGAAAGCAGTTGGTGATTTATGAGGAGATCAGCGACCCTGAGGAAGATGACGAGTAA
- the LOC126945635 gene encoding protein SSX7-like isoform X2 codes for MNSDDAFARRPNVGAQIPEKIQKAFDDIAKCFSKKEWEKMKYSQKIIYVYMKRKYEAMTKLGFRVTLPPFMHNKWATDFQRNDSDNDCNRGNQVERPQLSTFSMLQGIFPKIMPKKPAQAEEGNDLKGVSETSGPKNDGKQLCPPGKANTSEKTNKRSGNREAREKEERWGTAHRWSSQTTHIVGPKRWKHAWTHRLCERKQLVIYEEISDPEEDDE; via the exons ATGAACAGCGATGACGCCTTTGCAAGGAGACCTAATGTTGGTGCTCAAATACCAGAGAAGATACAAAAG gctttTGATGATATTGCCAAATGCTTCTCTAAGAAAGAGTGGGAAAAGATGAAATACTCGCAGAAAATCATCTATGTGTATATGAAGAGAAAGTATGAGGCCATGACTAAACTAG gtttcagGGTCACCCTCCCACCTTTCATGCATAATAAATGGGCCACAGACTTCCAGAGGAATGATTCTGATAATGACTGTAACCGTGGGAATCAGG TTGAACGTCCTCAGCTTTCAACTTTCAGCATGCTCCAGGGAATCTTCCCGAAG ATCATGCCCAAGAAGCCAGCACAAGCAGAAGAAGGAAATGATTTGAAGGGAGTGTCAGAAACATCGGGTCCAAAAAATGATGGGAAACAGCTGTGCCCCCCGGGGAAAGCAAATACCTCTGAGAAGACTAACAAGAGATCTG gaaatagggaggcccgagagaaggaggagagatgGGGAACAGCTCATCGGTGGAGCAGTCAGACCACACA CATCGTAGGACCCAAAAGGTGGAAACATGCCTGGACCCACAGACTGTGTGAGAGAAAGCAGTTGGTGATTTATGAGGAGATCAGCGACCCTGAGGAAGATGACGAGTAA